In the Thermoanaerobaculia bacterium genome, TCGCTCTTCGTCGTCGAAACGGGTGACCTGTCGGTCCTCGTTCGCCACGGAGACGGCACGACCGTCGAGGTCGGAACGCTCGGCCCCGGCGACGCGTTCGGGGAGATGGCCCTCCTGACCGGCGAGCCGCGCGCCGCGACGGTCAAGGCGAAGACCCCGGCGAGCCTGTATCGGATCGACCGGGAAGCGCTCGCTCCGGTCCTGAAAGGCAACCCGCAGCTCGCCGTCGAGATGAGCCGGCTCGTCGAAGGGCGCCGGGAGATCAACGAAGCGATGCTCGCGAACTCGCCCCGCGCCGAGGCGCGCGTCGCGACGGATTCCGTCCTCGCGAAGGTCGCCCGCTACTTCGGTCTGGAAGGCTTCGAGTGATCCCCTTCACGTTCCGTCTGGGACTCGATCTCGCCGAGGTCGACCGGATCGCGCGCGCGATCGACCGGTGGGGGGAGACGTTCCTCGAGCGGCTCTTCAACGCCGGGGAGGTCGACCGGCGGCGCCGTCACCCCGCGGCGTTTTCCCAGCACGTCGCCGGCCGGTTCGCCGCGAAGGAAGCGGCGATGAAGGCGCTCGGCACCGGATTCCGCGGTCTGTCCTTCCGCGAGATCGTCGTCGGCCGGGAGACGTCGGGAAAGCCGAACCTCCGCTTCCAGGGAAGGGCGAGCCGGCTCGCCGAACGCCTCTCCGTCGCCTCGGTCGAGCTCACGATCACTCACACGGAGCGGACCGCGGCGGCCGTCGTCCTGCTCGTCTGCGCCCCGCCGATTTCTTGACGGGAGCCTCCTCGACTTGCTAGTTTGGGCGGTTCGAACACCATGAGCGACGCGCCCGACTACAAGTCCACGCTGAACCTCCCTTCGACGGCGTTCCCGATGAAGGCGGAGCTCGCGCGCCGCGAGCCGGAACGCCTCGCCGCGTGGAAGGGAATGGATCTCGAGGGGAAGGTCCGGGCGGCGTCCGCCGGCCGCGAGAAGTGGGTCTTCCACGACGGCCCCCCGTACGCGAACGGGCACACTCACCTGGGGACCGCGCTCAACAAGATCATCAAGGACGCGATCGTCCGGTCGCGGACGATGGAGGGGTTCGACGCGGCCTTCGTCCCGGGATGGGACTGCCATGGACTCCCGATCGAGCGCCAGGTCGACAAGGAGCTCGGAGCGAAGCGCCGCGAGATGTCCGACCTCGAGATCCGCCGCGCCTGCCGCGCCTACGCGGAGAAGTTCGTCGCGATCCAGATGGAGGAGTTCGAGCGGCTCGGCGTCCTGGCCGAATGGAGCCGGCCGTACCTCACCATGGCGTTCCCGTACGAGGCCGAGATCGCCCGCTGCTTCGGCGAGTTCTACGCGCGGGGGCTCGTCTACCGGGCGCTCAAGTCGGTGAGGTGGTGCTTCACGGACCGGACCGCGCTCGCCGAAGCCGAGCTCGAGTATTCGGAGAAGAGCGACCCCGCGATCCTCGTCGCATTCCGGTTCGCCGAGGCGGACGAGGTGGCGGGACGGTTCGAGGGAATGCCGGTTTCGGCGGAGGCCCTCCGCCAGCCGATCCGCGCGGTCATCTGGACGACGACGCCCTGGACGATCCCGAGCAACGCCGCGATCGCCGTCCATCCGGAACGCGAATACGTGCTCGCGACGACGAGCGGCGGCCATTTCGTCGTCGCGCGCGATCTCCTGGAACGCACCGCGAAGGACGCGGGATGGACGGACGTCGAGATCACCGGCGTGGTGCCGGGAGCGCGGCTCGTCGGTCTCCGCTACGAGCACCCCCTGCCGGCGGAAGCCCGCGCGCGGCTCGACGACCCGGAGAAGGCGTTTCGCGTCGTCGCGGCCGACTACGTGACGATGGATACCGGCACGGGCCTCGTGCACACCGCGCCCGGGCATGGCGAGGACGATTTCCGGACGGGACAGCGGGAGGGCCTCCCCGTGCTCTCGCCGCTCGACGACGCGGGCCGCTTCACGGAGGAGGTGCCGCGGTACCGGGGGACGAAGGTGCTCGACGCGAACCCCCGGGTCATCGAGGATCTCCGGGAGGCCGGCGCCCTCGTCCACGCCGACTCGAATTACCGCCACGAGTACCCTCATTGCTGGCGGTGCCGCAACCCGGTGATCTTCCGCGCGACCGAGCAGTGGTTCGTCGATCTCGAGAAACCGGGCGAGAACATCCGGGAACGCGCCGCAGAGGCGATCCGCCGGGTCCGGTGGATCCCCGCGTGGGGAGCGGAGCGGATCGGCGGGATGGTCGAGAACCGCCACGAGTGGTGCGTGTCGCGCCAGCGCCGCTGGGGGTCCCCGATCACCGTCGTTTCCTGCGCTTCCTGCCGGGCGGTCTTCCCCGACCCGAAGGACCCGGAAGCGTGCGGCGCCTTCTTCGCGAAGGTCGTCGCGGCGTTCCGCGAGGCGGGCGGCGACGCGTGGTTCGACCCGGACCGTCCGGCGGCCGCGTTCCTCCCCGAGGGATTCCGATGCTCCTGCGGCGGAACCGAGTTCGTCAAGGAACGCGACGTCCTCGACGTCTGGTTCGACTCCGGCGTCTCGCACGAGGCGGTCCTGAAATCCGGCGTCTGG is a window encoding:
- the ileS gene encoding isoleucine--tRNA ligase, giving the protein MSDAPDYKSTLNLPSTAFPMKAELARREPERLAAWKGMDLEGKVRAASAGREKWVFHDGPPYANGHTHLGTALNKIIKDAIVRSRTMEGFDAAFVPGWDCHGLPIERQVDKELGAKRREMSDLEIRRACRAYAEKFVAIQMEEFERLGVLAEWSRPYLTMAFPYEAEIARCFGEFYARGLVYRALKSVRWCFTDRTALAEAELEYSEKSDPAILVAFRFAEADEVAGRFEGMPVSAEALRQPIRAVIWTTTPWTIPSNAAIAVHPEREYVLATTSGGHFVVARDLLERTAKDAGWTDVEITGVVPGARLVGLRYEHPLPAEARARLDDPEKAFRVVAADYVTMDTGTGLVHTAPGHGEDDFRTGQREGLPVLSPLDDAGRFTEEVPRYRGTKVLDANPRVIEDLREAGALVHADSNYRHEYPHCWRCRNPVIFRATEQWFVDLEKPGENIRERAAEAIRRVRWIPAWGAERIGGMVENRHEWCVSRQRRWGSPITVVSCASCRAVFPDPKDPEACGAFFAKVVAAFREAGGDAWFDPDRPAAAFLPEGFRCSCGGTEFVKERDVLDVWFDSGVSHEAVLKSGVWPDLRWPADVYVEGHDQHRGWFQSSLLTSVALENGQAPFRTVITHGFVVDGQGRKMSKSLGNVITSHEIVAKEGADVLRLWVLGLDYREDQPLSPEIVARTSDVYRKIRNTARYLLSNLFDFDPERDAVADSALLPFDRWAVARAVELERRVRAAFEAFEFHAGVRAIHDFCVVSMSSLYLDVLKDRLYASAAASPERRSAQNALYRIGRRLATLTATILPFTAEEIYEALPGKREQSVHLERFARMDAEPLPEPVERAWERLLSLREEVTKVLEDRRKQRVIGSSLEAALTFSVDPALAEDRRRTGWEGLPFADFFIVSDLDEAAAPLEIASAAYPGLTFAFRRAAGRKCARCWKVRPEVPEGGVCERCRSVLTPDGRASAGAAP
- the acpS gene encoding holo-ACP synthase, with protein sequence MIPFTFRLGLDLAEVDRIARAIDRWGETFLERLFNAGEVDRRRRHPAAFSQHVAGRFAAKEAAMKALGTGFRGLSFREIVVGRETSGKPNLRFQGRASRLAERLSVASVELTITHTERTAAAVVLLVCAPPIS